The Guyparkeria halophila DNA window TACATCGCCTCCAAGGCGGCGATCGAAAGCTCGATCCGTTCGCTGGCCCTGCGCTACGCCCCGCACACGCGGGTGAACGCCATCGCCCCGGGCCTGCTGATGTTCCACCCGGAAGACGACATCGAGTACCGCCACCATCGCCTCAATCGCCGCTTATTGCCCTTCGAGCCCGGCCCGGGCGTGGTCAGCCAGACGGTCGACTACCTGATGGCCTGCCCGCTGATCAATCAGGCCGTGATCCGGCTGGACACCGGGCGGCGGTGGGGGAACTGATAGCTGGAAGCTGGAAGCTGGAAGCTGGAAGCTGGAAGCTGGAAAAAATGGTCAACGACGCGTGCGCCGGGATCAACCCCGCCAGTAACTCGGCCCACACCCCAATGCGCTCTGATCTCTGACCTCTTCCAGCTTCAAGCTTCCAGCTCGCCTTCAAGCCCACAACCGCCGCCGCACCAATACCACGGCGAGGTAGTAGGCGACCACGGCGAAACCGGCCAGTACGGCCAGGTGGGCGAGCAGGTGTTCGACCGGCTCGCCGACGATCAGGGGACGAATGACCTCGATCGCGTGCGTCAGCGGCAGGATCAGCACGGCCGTCTGCATCCAGTCGGGCAGGGTCTCGATCGGGAAGAACACGCCCGAGAGCATGAACATCGGGGTGACCACCAGTACGAAGTAGTAGTTGAAGAAATCGTAGTTGTCGGCGATGGCCGTCATCACGATGGCCGGCCCGGCGAATGCCAGCCCCAGCAGGAACACCACCGGCAGTGCCCACAGCGCCATCCAGCCACCTGGCACCGCACCAAGCAGGGCGGCGACGATCAGGATCGCCACGGCGCTCAACAGCCCCTTGAAGGCCGCCCAGATGGTTTCGCCGAGGATGATGTCGTCGATATCCAGCGGCGTGGCCATGATGGCATCGAAGGTCTTCTGCGGCACCATCCGCGTGTAGACCGAGTACATGCCCTCGAAACTGACCGAGATCATCGCCGAGGACGCCACGATCCCCGAGGCGAGGAATACCAGGTAAGGCAACCCACCGATGTCGCCCACCAGCGCGCCCAGGCCGATGCCCAGGCCCAGCAGATAGATCACCGGCTCGCCGAAGTTGAGCACGATCGCCGGACCGATCAGCTTGCGCCAGACGAGAAAATTGCGGGCGAACACGGAAAACGCCGCCATCCTTGCCCGCGGCAATTGCCAGATCGAACGCTTCATGGGCACCTCATTCGCGCAATTCCCGGCCGGTCAGGTGCAGGAACACGTCCTCGAGCCCGGCGCGACGATGGATCACCGTCAGGCCATCGGGCTGACCCAGGAAATCGAGTATCGGACCCGGCGCCGCCGTATAAACGTAGACCGCGGTGCCGTGGCGCTCGACCCGCAGGGCCATCGAGGTCAACGTGGCGAACACGCCCTCGCTGACCGTGCCACGCAACTCGATCACGTCCGGCTCGACATGGCGCTGTATCAGCTGGCCGGGGCTGCCCTGATCCAGGATGCGGCCGTGATCCATCACCACCAGTTCATCGCAGAGCCGCTCGGCCTCTTCCATGTAATGGGTGGTCAGCACCAGCGTCACGCCGCGGGCGCGCAATTCGGCCAGCCGGCCCCAGATGACGTGGCGCACCTGCGGATCGAGCCCCGAGGTAGGCTCATCCAGGATGACGACCTCCGGGTCGTTGACCAGCGCCCGGGCGATGGTCAGGCGCCGCTGCATGCCACCGCTCAACTGGTCGACCCGGGCTTCGGCCTTGTGCGTCAGGTTGGCGAAGTCGAGCAACGCGTCGACCCGCTCGGCCACCTGCGCGCGGGACAGGCCGAAAAAGCGGGCGTACATGAACAGGTTCTCCCGGACGGTGAAGTCCGGATCGAGGTTGTCGCCCTGCGGCACCAGCCCGACGCGGGCACGAATGGCGCGCGCCTCGGCCGGCAACTCGTGCCCGAGCACCGAGAGCTCACCGGCATCGAAGTCCGCCAACCCCATCAGCATCTTGAGGGTGGTGGTCTTGCCGGCGCCATTGGGCCCCAGA harbors:
- a CDS encoding ABC transporter permease, producing MKRSIWQLPRARMAAFSVFARNFLVWRKLIGPAIVLNFGEPVIYLLGLGIGLGALVGDIGGLPYLVFLASGIVASSAMISVSFEGMYSVYTRMVPQKTFDAIMATPLDIDDIILGETIWAAFKGLLSAVAILIVAALLGAVPGGWMALWALPVVFLLGLAFAGPAIVMTAIADNYDFFNYYFVLVVTPMFMLSGVFFPIETLPDWMQTAVLILPLTHAIEVIRPLIVGEPVEHLLAHLAVLAGFAVVAYYLAVVLVRRRLWA
- a CDS encoding ATP-binding cassette domain-containing protein; the protein is MRARGLVKCFGALRAVDAVDFDIPAGRCFGFLGPNGAGKTTTLKMLMGLADFDAGELSVLGHELPAEARAIRARVGLVPQGDNLDPDFTVRENLFMYARFFGLSRAQVAERVDALLDFANLTHKAEARVDQLSGGMQRRLTIARALVNDPEVVILDEPTSGLDPQVRHVIWGRLAELRARGVTLVLTTHYMEEAERLCDELVVMDHGRILDQGSPGQLIQRHVEPDVIELRGTVSEGVFATLTSMALRVERHGTAVYVYTAAPGPILDFLGQPDGLTVIHRRAGLEDVFLHLTGRELRE